One Pogoniulus pusillus isolate bPogPus1 chromosome 22, bPogPus1.pri, whole genome shotgun sequence DNA segment encodes these proteins:
- the ATOX1 gene encoding copper transport protein ATOX1 isoform X1: protein MPKHEFFVDMTCEGCSNAVTRVLHRLGGVQFDIDLPNKKVYIDSEHNVDTLLETLKKTGKNASYLGEKSAQ, encoded by the exons ATGCCG AAACACGAGTTCTTTGTGGACATGACCTGTGAAGGCTGCTCCAACGCAGTCACCCGTGtgctgcacaggctgggag GTGTCCAGTTTGATATTGACCTGCCCAACAAGAAGGTGTACATCGACTCTGAGCACAACGTTGACACCCTGCTGGAAACCCTAAAGAAGACTGGAAAGAATGCTTCCTACCTTGGGGAGAAGTCTGCACAGTAG
- the ATOX1 gene encoding copper transport protein ATOX1 isoform X2, with protein sequence MKHEFFVDMTCEGCSNAVTRVLHRLGGVQFDIDLPNKKVYIDSEHNVDTLLETLKKTGKNASYLGEKSAQ encoded by the exons ATG AAACACGAGTTCTTTGTGGACATGACCTGTGAAGGCTGCTCCAACGCAGTCACCCGTGtgctgcacaggctgggag GTGTCCAGTTTGATATTGACCTGCCCAACAAGAAGGTGTACATCGACTCTGAGCACAACGTTGACACCCTGCTGGAAACCCTAAAGAAGACTGGAAAGAATGCTTCCTACCTTGGGGAGAAGTCTGCACAGTAG